A single Streptomyces sannanensis DNA region contains:
- a CDS encoding SpoIIE family protein phosphatase — protein MALDPGAVLALSTDGLIESPGTGLDAAVCELADRLAELGDRPLESVADSLVQHGEQTHRRDDDMALMLLRPATG, from the coding sequence GTGGCGCTTGATCCCGGCGCCGTACTGGCGCTCTCCACGGATGGCCTCATCGAGTCGCCCGGGACCGGCCTGGACGCGGCCGTGTGCGAGCTGGCGGACCGTCTCGCCGAGCTGGGCGACCGGCCGCTGGAGTCCGTGGCGGACAGCCTTGTCCAGCACGGCGAGCAGACCCATCGGCGCGACGACGACATGGCCCTTATGCTGCTGCGCCCGGCCACCGGGTGA
- a CDS encoding cupin domain-containing protein, with translation MTLFTPAQGLIVPPGQGSTIHTAAQQVTFKVTGEHSRVSSSFEVVVPPGFDVGAHRHTRSEELFYILDGELEVLAFEPRVRTADWSEWTSASGLRSVRATRGTVIVVPPGCPHAFANRSDEPATMFFQASPPSDHERYFEELLSILGSDGPPDDVAIAELRARYDIEQLTPLRHDA, from the coding sequence ATGACTCTGTTCACCCCTGCCCAGGGGCTGATCGTCCCGCCCGGCCAGGGAAGCACCATCCACACCGCCGCGCAGCAGGTGACCTTCAAGGTCACCGGAGAGCACTCACGTGTGTCCTCCAGTTTCGAAGTCGTCGTCCCGCCGGGCTTCGACGTGGGCGCGCACCGGCACACCCGCAGCGAGGAACTCTTCTACATCCTCGACGGCGAACTCGAGGTGCTGGCCTTCGAACCCCGGGTGCGTACAGCCGACTGGAGCGAGTGGACCTCGGCCTCCGGACTGCGGTCGGTACGGGCCACCCGGGGCACGGTCATCGTGGTCCCGCCCGGCTGCCCGCACGCGTTCGCCAATCGCTCCGATGAGCCGGCCACGATGTTCTTCCAGGCATCCCCGCCCTCCGACCACGAGCGGTACTTCGAGGAGCTCCTCTCCATCCTCGGCTCCGACGGACCGCCCGACGACGTGGCCATCGCAGAGCTGCGTGCCCGCTACGACATCGAACAGCTCACTCCGCTGCGTCACGACGCATGA
- a CDS encoding GNAT family N-acetyltransferase, whose protein sequence is MVRVREMTEADIEAVSAVRVRGWQFAYAGIVPQTYLDGMTIEDDARARRARFTDSHERVLNLVAVDGDEGVVGWAALGPYRGNSAEPDAGELYAIYLRPDVIGSGAGRTLIEAVHAEAVSRRFRTLLLWVLRDNARARRFYASAGYAPDGTVRGDRYEDVELPALRYRVSLGQDDPI, encoded by the coding sequence ATGGTGCGCGTTCGAGAGATGACAGAAGCCGACATCGAAGCCGTCTCCGCCGTACGGGTGAGGGGCTGGCAGTTCGCGTACGCGGGCATCGTCCCGCAGACGTATCTGGACGGCATGACCATCGAGGACGACGCCCGGGCGCGCAGGGCGCGGTTCACGGACTCGCACGAACGGGTACTGAACCTGGTGGCCGTCGACGGCGACGAAGGCGTCGTCGGCTGGGCCGCCCTGGGGCCCTACCGGGGCAATTCCGCGGAGCCGGATGCGGGCGAGCTGTACGCGATCTACCTCCGCCCGGATGTGATCGGCAGCGGCGCCGGTCGCACCCTGATCGAGGCCGTGCACGCGGAAGCCGTCAGCCGCCGGTTTCGCACGCTGCTGCTGTGGGTGCTGCGCGACAATGCGCGGGCCCGCCGCTTCTATGCGTCAGCGGGCTACGCGCCGGACGGCACCGTTCGAGGTGACCGGTACGAAGACGTGGAACTGCCCGCCCTGCGCTACCGGGTGAGCCTCGGTCAGGACGACCCGATCTGA
- a CDS encoding SpoIIE family protein phosphatase translates to MAGTDAFRADLGPAGYVEAGPSPPGGLLDTLCVAAVVFDADGRIVLWSPQAEELLGYTAEEALGRFAAHLLVAEEHVDLVLQLFARVMAGGESWTGVFPVRHKQGGTRLLEFRNMRLLDDRGHPYALGLATDQAAVRKVERDLALSVQLVEQSPIGLAVMDSDLRYVSVNAALERITGLPAEKYLGRRVRETLPFLDADGVEASMRHVLATGIPLLDHYTVGRIPKDPDTEHAWSVSLYRLEDVSGRILGVAASVVDVTDRDRSATEAERARHRLAVVADASVRIGTTLDLERTARELADIAVPELADVAAVDVLDSILEGRRSSSSATGEALFRALAVTAAYRTVAVEAADPPGELARYDADRLVTQCVSTGRPVMLPTFAEGDLSRIARDPGAAELLARAGVHSYLAVPLIARGEVLGALDLKRARNPLPFTEDDNLLASELAARAAVCIDNARLYQQQRNTALALQRSLLPQRPPHLVGLEVASRYQPAGSVSEIGGDWFDIIPLAEDRTALVVGDVMGSGINAAAAMGRLRTATQTLADLNLDPAHVLQHLDKITSELESYIATCLYALYDPRDSRCHISCAGHLPPALVRPGRTPTLLDLPTGAPLGVGSVPFRTTTIELGLGDELVLYTDGLVETRDQDIDTRLRVLLALLDVPHRTLEDTCERLLHNLRHPGDHDDVALLIARVVPH, encoded by the coding sequence ATGGCTGGCACGGATGCGTTCCGGGCCGATCTCGGCCCGGCCGGTTACGTGGAGGCGGGTCCGTCGCCACCGGGCGGGCTCTTGGACACGCTGTGTGTCGCCGCCGTCGTCTTCGACGCGGACGGGCGGATCGTGCTGTGGAGCCCGCAGGCCGAGGAACTGCTGGGATACACGGCCGAGGAGGCGCTCGGCCGGTTCGCGGCGCACCTGCTCGTGGCCGAGGAGCACGTCGATCTCGTGCTCCAGCTGTTCGCCCGGGTGATGGCCGGGGGCGAGAGCTGGACGGGGGTCTTCCCTGTCCGGCACAAGCAGGGGGGCACACGTCTGTTGGAGTTCCGCAACATGCGGCTGCTGGACGACCGCGGCCACCCCTACGCGCTGGGGCTCGCCACGGATCAGGCCGCGGTGCGGAAGGTCGAACGGGACCTGGCGCTGTCGGTGCAGCTGGTGGAGCAGTCCCCTATCGGGCTGGCGGTGATGGACTCCGATCTGCGGTACGTATCGGTCAACGCGGCACTGGAACGGATCACCGGCCTGCCCGCGGAGAAGTATCTGGGCAGACGTGTACGGGAAACGCTGCCCTTCCTGGACGCCGACGGCGTCGAGGCCTCGATGCGCCACGTCCTGGCGACCGGGATTCCGCTGCTGGACCACTACACCGTCGGACGGATACCGAAGGATCCGGACACCGAACACGCCTGGTCGGTGTCCCTCTACCGGCTCGAGGACGTCAGCGGCCGGATTCTGGGGGTGGCCGCCTCGGTGGTGGATGTCACCGACCGGGACCGCTCGGCCACCGAGGCGGAACGGGCCCGGCACCGGCTCGCCGTGGTCGCCGACGCCTCCGTGCGTATCGGCACCACGCTGGACCTGGAGCGGACCGCGCGTGAGCTGGCCGACATCGCCGTGCCCGAGCTGGCCGACGTGGCGGCGGTCGATGTCCTGGACTCCATCCTGGAGGGGCGCCGCTCCTCGTCCTCCGCCACTGGAGAGGCGCTGTTCCGCGCTCTCGCGGTCACCGCCGCCTATCGCACCGTGGCCGTGGAAGCCGCCGATCCACCCGGTGAACTGGCGCGCTATGACGCCGACCGGCTGGTCACCCAGTGCGTCAGCACCGGCCGGCCCGTCATGCTGCCCACCTTCGCCGAGGGCGATCTGTCCCGTATTGCCCGCGACCCCGGCGCCGCCGAGCTTCTGGCGCGGGCGGGGGTCCACTCGTACCTGGCGGTGCCGCTGATCGCCCGCGGCGAGGTACTGGGAGCGCTCGATCTGAAGCGGGCCCGCAATCCGCTGCCGTTCACCGAGGACGACAACCTGCTGGCCAGTGAGCTGGCTGCCCGAGCCGCGGTGTGCATCGACAACGCCCGCCTGTACCAGCAGCAGCGCAATACCGCGCTCGCGCTCCAGCGCAGCCTGCTGCCCCAGCGTCCGCCGCACCTGGTCGGTCTGGAAGTCGCCTCCCGCTACCAGCCCGCCGGCAGCGTGAGCGAGATCGGTGGCGACTGGTTCGACATCATCCCCCTCGCGGAGGACAGGACAGCCCTGGTCGTGGGCGACGTGATGGGCAGTGGCATCAACGCCGCCGCGGCCATGGGGCGGCTGCGCACCGCGACCCAGACCCTGGCCGACTTGAACCTCGACCCCGCTCATGTGCTGCAGCACCTCGACAAGATCACCAGTGAGCTGGAGTCATACATCGCGACCTGTCTCTACGCTCTGTACGACCCTCGCGACTCACGGTGCCACATCTCCTGCGCCGGCCATCTGCCGCCGGCACTGGTACGGCCCGGCCGTACGCCCACGCTGCTCGACCTGCCCACGGGCGCTCCGCTGGGCGTCGGCAGCGTCCCCTTCCGCACCACGACGATCGAGCTCGGCCTCGGGGACGAACTCGTCCTCTACACCGACGGCCTGGTCGAAACCCGCGACCAGGACATCGACACCCGGCTGCGGGTCTTGCTCGCACTCCTCGATGTGCCGCACCGCACTCTCGAGGACACCTGCGAGCGGCTTCTGCACAATCTGCGGCACCCCGGCGACCATGACGATGTCGCCCTGCTCATCGCCCGTGTCGTCCCCCACTGA
- a CDS encoding type III polyketide synthase, translated as MAILCQPAVSVPDHVITMEETLALARSMHADHPQLPLALRLIGNTGVQKRHIVQPIEETLKHPGFEARNALYEAEAKARVPSVVERALDNAELRPADIDLIIYVSCTGFMMPSLTAWLINTMDFPSDTRQLPIAQLGCAAGGAAINRAHDFCSAYPEANVLIVACEFCSLCYQPTDLGVGSLLSNGLFGDAVAAAVVCGRGGTGMSLERNGSYLVPDTEDWIAYSVRATGFHFLLDKRVPTTMEPLAPALREISAQHGWDAEKLDFYIIHAGGPRILDDLSRFLHVPEEAFRFSRATLTEYGNIASAVVLDAVRRLFEEGGPGDDAHGILAGFGPGITAEMCLGSWTSSRPKGASLQSMLAPVRLPHLSATTEPWS; from the coding sequence ATGGCGATTCTGTGCCAGCCCGCCGTCTCTGTCCCGGACCACGTGATCACCATGGAGGAGACGCTCGCCCTGGCGCGCTCAATGCACGCGGACCACCCACAACTTCCGCTTGCCCTGCGCCTCATCGGGAACACCGGAGTGCAGAAGCGTCACATTGTACAGCCGATCGAGGAAACCCTTAAACACCCCGGCTTCGAGGCGCGCAACGCCCTTTACGAGGCTGAGGCCAAGGCACGGGTTCCGTCCGTCGTCGAGCGTGCACTCGACAACGCCGAACTGCGGCCGGCGGACATTGATCTGATCATCTATGTCTCGTGCACGGGTTTCATGATGCCGTCGCTCACCGCGTGGCTGATCAACACGATGGATTTTCCCAGCGACACTCGGCAACTCCCGATAGCCCAGCTCGGCTGTGCCGCCGGTGGTGCGGCGATCAACCGCGCGCACGATTTCTGCAGCGCCTATCCGGAGGCCAACGTCCTCATCGTGGCCTGCGAGTTCTGCTCGCTGTGCTACCAACCCACCGACCTCGGGGTCGGCTCGCTGCTGTCCAACGGCCTCTTCGGGGACGCCGTGGCCGCCGCCGTGGTGTGCGGCCGGGGAGGCACCGGCATGTCGCTGGAGCGCAACGGTTCGTATCTGGTGCCCGACACCGAGGACTGGATCGCCTACAGCGTCCGGGCGACCGGATTCCACTTCCTGCTGGACAAGCGTGTGCCCACCACCATGGAGCCGCTGGCACCGGCCCTGCGTGAGATCTCGGCCCAGCACGGCTGGGATGCGGAGAAGCTCGACTTCTACATCATCCATGCGGGCGGGCCGCGCATCCTCGACGACCTGAGCCGCTTCCTGCATGTGCCGGAGGAGGCGTTCCGGTTCAGCCGTGCCACGCTGACGGAGTACGGAAACATCGCCAGTGCCGTCGTGCTCGACGCGGTGCGCAGGCTCTTCGAGGAGGGCGGACCCGGCGACGACGCCCATGGCATCCTCGCGGGATTCGGTCCAGGCATCACCGCCGAGATGTGCCTGGGAAGCTGGACGTCCTCCCGGCCCAAAGGAGCAAGTCTCCAATCGATGCTGGCCCCGGTCCGCCTTCCCCACCTCTCCGCCACGACCGAGCCCTGGAGCTGA
- a CDS encoding DUF5988 family protein encodes MSAKAVLEGGPDDLPERIVPITPPGNELKVPFRGGYEHFKATPRHEDTSEGRLPVYEWWERTEIAE; translated from the coding sequence ATGAGCGCAAAGGCCGTACTCGAAGGCGGGCCGGACGACCTGCCCGAGCGCATTGTTCCGATCACCCCGCCGGGCAACGAGCTGAAGGTGCCGTTCAGGGGCGGATACGAGCACTTCAAGGCCACCCCCCGGCACGAGGACACGTCTGAGGGGCGGCTGCCGGTGTACGAATGGTGGGAGCGCACCGAGATCGCCGAGTAG
- a CDS encoding LysR family transcriptional regulator, translated as MFDSRQLKTFHEVVKTGSYSAAARSLGYTQPAVSQQMKALERDAGTPLFTRVGRGIRLTEAGEALTRHAGAILDSLSAARQQIDAIARLRAGRVRVCAFPSAAATVIPDAMARLAADHPGIRVDLLEGEPPESLGLLPRGEADITLAFSYPGLHVDVPEELAEIPLLEDRLTVLLPTGHPLARRRAVQLADLTHERWIVGCPRCRANFLHACAERGFTPDIAFSTDDNLVVQSLVAAGVGIAMMPALVLSFLCHSKVTGRVVEPLTLRKVSAYVLREHLRIPATALVLDSLRAVAANRAG; from the coding sequence GTGTTCGATTCCCGGCAGTTGAAGACCTTCCACGAAGTGGTCAAGACCGGGTCGTATTCCGCGGCGGCTCGCTCACTCGGATACACACAGCCGGCGGTCAGCCAGCAGATGAAGGCCCTCGAACGGGACGCCGGCACGCCACTCTTCACCAGGGTCGGGCGCGGAATCAGGCTCACCGAGGCCGGTGAGGCGCTGACCCGGCATGCCGGGGCGATCCTGGACAGCCTCTCGGCCGCGCGGCAGCAGATCGACGCGATAGCCAGGCTGCGCGCGGGACGGGTGCGGGTGTGCGCCTTCCCGAGTGCGGCCGCCACCGTCATTCCCGATGCGATGGCCCGGCTGGCGGCGGACCACCCGGGGATCAGAGTGGACCTGCTGGAGGGCGAACCCCCCGAGTCCCTGGGCCTGCTTCCCCGTGGTGAGGCCGACATCACGCTGGCGTTCAGCTACCCCGGTCTGCATGTCGACGTCCCGGAGGAACTGGCCGAGATCCCCCTGCTGGAGGACCGGCTGACGGTGCTGCTGCCCACTGGGCACCCGCTGGCCAGACGGCGGGCGGTGCAGCTGGCCGACCTGACGCACGAGCGGTGGATCGTCGGCTGCCCCCGGTGCCGGGCCAACTTCCTTCATGCCTGCGCGGAGCGGGGCTTCACCCCCGACATCGCGTTCAGCACCGATGACAACCTGGTGGTGCAGAGCCTGGTCGCGGCCGGCGTGGGCATCGCCATGATGCCGGCGCTGGTGCTGTCGTTCCTGTGCCACAGCAAGGTGACCGGCCGGGTCGTCGAGCCGCTCACCCTCCGCAAGGTCTCGGCCTACGTGTTGCGTGAGCATCTGCGCATACCCGCCACCGCCCTGGTGCTCGACTCGCTCAGGGCGGTGGCCGCGAACCGGGCAGGTTGA
- a CDS encoding hydrogenase maturation protein: MRIMVIASAYNSLTQRVEAELGDQGHGVHVQLAVSDEELCAAARRLDPHLVLAPMLKTAIPKQLWAERLCLVVHPGPMGDRGPSSLDWAIDSGERRWGVTVLQAVEEMDAGDIWASVPCELPEAAKSDLYRNEVADAALEAVHLAVARYASGTYVPEPLDYARPDVLGKPRPYFTQDRRRIDWTSDTTQTVVRKLRAADSFPGVLDEWGNREYFLYGGHTEDQLCGSPGRIVARRGGAVCRATVDGAVWITQMRPRRTPGGPATFKMPATLALGDRARLLPRIPAPLDLPEGRRTWTDIRYRERGRVGFLRFSFPAGAMSTAQCRRLLAAYHHAVSRPTDVLVLGGARDFFSNGIHLGVIEASSDPARESWENINAMDDLVQAVLDTTDRLTVAAVGGNAAAGGVMLALAADEVWCRRGAVLNPHYRRMGLYGSEYWTYTLPRRVGAAEARRLTEEARPLSAVHARHLGLVDRVVPAAPGAFEAQVAQLAAAAADLPGLPARLRDKRSRRAAQEEIKPLAWYRADELARMRRNFYEAGEPYHRLRSAFIRKQPAAGPSVPPAPSSPTAPR, translated from the coding sequence ATGCGGATCATGGTAATTGCGAGCGCGTACAACAGTCTGACCCAGCGCGTCGAGGCGGAACTCGGCGACCAAGGGCATGGCGTCCACGTCCAACTGGCCGTGTCCGACGAGGAATTGTGTGCCGCCGCACGACGGTTGGACCCTCATCTGGTCCTGGCCCCGATGCTCAAGACCGCGATACCCAAACAGCTCTGGGCCGAGCGGCTGTGCCTCGTCGTCCATCCGGGCCCCATGGGGGACCGGGGGCCGTCCTCGCTGGACTGGGCCATCGACAGCGGAGAACGCCGATGGGGCGTCACCGTCCTCCAAGCCGTGGAGGAGATGGACGCCGGAGACATCTGGGCGTCGGTGCCCTGCGAGCTCCCCGAGGCCGCCAAGAGCGATCTGTACCGCAACGAGGTCGCAGATGCCGCGCTCGAGGCGGTGCATCTGGCCGTGGCACGGTACGCCTCCGGAACGTATGTCCCCGAACCGCTCGACTACGCCCGCCCCGATGTCCTCGGGAAGCCCCGCCCGTACTTCACCCAGGACCGCAGGCGCATCGACTGGACCAGCGACACCACGCAGACCGTCGTCCGCAAATTGCGTGCCGCGGACTCCTTCCCCGGGGTGCTCGACGAGTGGGGGAACCGTGAGTACTTCCTCTACGGCGGCCACACCGAGGACCAGTTGTGCGGCAGTCCCGGCCGGATCGTCGCGCGCCGTGGCGGAGCCGTGTGCCGCGCCACCGTCGACGGCGCGGTGTGGATCACCCAGATGCGGCCGCGCCGTACCCCCGGCGGTCCGGCGACATTCAAGATGCCCGCCACACTCGCGCTCGGCGACCGGGCCCGGCTGCTGCCGCGGATACCGGCGCCCCTCGACCTCCCCGAGGGCCGCAGGACCTGGACCGACATCCGCTACCGCGAGCGCGGCCGGGTCGGCTTCCTGCGCTTCTCCTTCCCGGCCGGGGCCATGTCCACCGCACAGTGCAGGCGACTGCTCGCCGCCTACCACCACGCCGTCTCGCGTCCGACCGACGTGCTCGTCCTCGGCGGCGCCCGGGACTTCTTCTCCAACGGTATCCATCTCGGTGTCATCGAGGCGTCGTCCGATCCCGCCCGGGAATCCTGGGAGAACATCAACGCCATGGACGACCTCGTCCAGGCGGTGCTGGACACCACCGACCGGCTCACCGTCGCCGCGGTGGGCGGCAACGCGGCAGCGGGCGGAGTGATGCTCGCGCTCGCCGCCGACGAGGTGTGGTGCCGGCGGGGAGCCGTACTCAATCCCCATTACCGACGGATGGGTCTCTACGGCTCCGAGTACTGGACGTACACCCTGCCCCGGCGCGTCGGCGCCGCCGAGGCCCGCCGCCTGACCGAGGAAGCCCGGCCGCTGAGCGCGGTCCACGCCCGTCACCTGGGCCTGGTCGACAGGGTCGTACCGGCGGCGCCCGGCGCGTTCGAGGCACAGGTGGCGCAGCTCGCGGCGGCCGCCGCGGACTTGCCCGGGCTGCCCGCGCGGCTGAGGGACAAGCGGAGCCGGCGCGCGGCACAGGAGGAGATCAAACCGCTGGCCTGGTACCGGGCGGACGAACTGGCCCGGATGCGCCGCAACTTCTACGAGGCCGGCGAGCCCTACCACCGGCTGCGTTCGGCCTTCATCCGCAAACAGCCCGCCGCCGGGCCCAGTGTGCCTCCCGCGCCGTCCTCGCCGACCGCCCCACGATGA
- a CDS encoding phosphoribosyltransferase, translating into MKYEDRAHAGQELADRLTAWVAEAGLTDIIVLALPRGGVPVAAAVARALGAPLDILVARKIGAPGQPEYGIGAMAGDDAPVFDQDALTALGLTEERLSVDVVRERTELRRREDLYRGGHPAADLRDRTVVLIDDGLATGITARAALRHLRRQHPARLVLAVPVGSRRAVDRLQSEADVVVCLYQPPYFHAVGQWYADFEQLSDRDVLRLLDEFSGGRHGR; encoded by the coding sequence ATGAAGTACGAGGATCGCGCGCACGCGGGCCAGGAACTCGCCGACAGGCTCACCGCATGGGTGGCCGAGGCCGGCCTCACCGACATCATCGTGCTCGCACTGCCCCGGGGCGGCGTCCCCGTCGCGGCAGCCGTCGCACGGGCCCTGGGCGCACCCCTCGACATCCTGGTCGCCCGCAAGATCGGCGCCCCGGGGCAACCGGAGTACGGAATCGGCGCGATGGCCGGCGACGACGCGCCCGTGTTCGACCAGGACGCCCTGACGGCGCTCGGTCTCACAGAGGAGCGGCTGTCGGTCGACGTGGTGCGAGAGCGCACCGAACTGCGGCGGCGCGAGGACCTCTACCGCGGCGGTCACCCGGCCGCGGACCTGCGCGACCGCACGGTCGTCCTGATCGACGACGGACTCGCCACGGGCATCACCGCCCGTGCCGCCCTGCGTCATCTGCGCCGGCAGCACCCGGCGCGGCTGGTCCTGGCTGTGCCGGTGGGCAGCCGCCGTGCCGTCGACAGGCTGCAGTCGGAGGCCGACGTCGTCGTCTGCCTGTACCAGCCGCCCTACTTCCATGCGGTGGGGCAGTGGTACGCGGACTTCGAGCAGCTCTCCGACCGGGACGTGCTCCGACTCCTCGACGAATTCAGTGGGGGACGACACGGGCGATGA
- a CDS encoding family 2 encapsulin nanocompartment cargo protein terpene cyclase: MTQPFELPDFYMPYPARLNPHVEEARAHTKEWARDFGMLEGSGVWEERDLDSHDYALLCAYTHPDTSAERLSLVTDWYVWVFFFDDHFLEVFKRSQDREGAKAYLDRLPAFMPMDLSEGIPKPTNPVEAGLADLWLRTVPDMSTDWRARFAESTRNLLNESLWELSNIHAHRIPNPVEYIEMRRKVGGAPWSAGLVEYAAGAEVPAVIAGSRPLRVLKDTFSDGVHVRNDLFSYQREIEEEGELSNAVLVLETFLGCTTQEAAAAANDLLTSRLQQFENTALAELGPLCAEHGLDPQECADVAAYVKGLQDWQSGGHEWHMRSSRYMNKGALSRERRILPHLPTGPGTSALDIGSFLGRPAAARLRSLGHVPFQRVGPSQLPDFLMPFTTTLSPHLAAARDNMVAWAHSMGLLAPQPGDPGSRIWDERKLAGFDFALCAAGLHPDATPEALDLATQWLTWGTYADDYYPAVFGATRDTAAAKACNDRLSLFMPVDSDETPTPVTALERGLADLWVRTAAPMDPDARRTFRAAVDDMLGSWLWEAANQAQNRIPDPVDYIEMRRQTFGSDLTMALSRLSHGRKIPPEVHESGPMRSLENSAADYACMLNDVFSYQKEIEFEGEVHNSVLVVQNFFDCDYPTALAIVHDLMNSRMREFQHIVANELPVLYDDRDLDAESRRILDGYVKELENWLAGILTWHQNTRRYAESDLLRNVPGAQRLLAGPVGLGTSAARIMKRVLP, from the coding sequence GTGACACAGCCCTTTGAACTGCCCGATTTCTACATGCCGTACCCGGCACGACTGAATCCGCACGTGGAGGAGGCGCGCGCTCACACCAAGGAATGGGCGCGCGACTTCGGCATGCTGGAGGGCTCAGGCGTCTGGGAGGAGCGCGACCTCGACTCCCATGACTACGCCCTTCTGTGCGCCTACACGCACCCCGACACGTCTGCCGAGCGGCTGTCGTTGGTGACCGACTGGTATGTGTGGGTCTTCTTCTTCGACGACCACTTCCTGGAAGTCTTCAAACGGAGCCAGGACCGGGAGGGCGCGAAGGCCTATCTGGACCGGCTCCCGGCCTTCATGCCGATGGACCTGAGCGAAGGCATCCCGAAGCCCACCAACCCCGTCGAGGCGGGTCTCGCCGACCTGTGGCTGCGTACCGTCCCCGACATGTCGACGGACTGGCGCGCCCGGTTCGCCGAGAGCACCAGAAATCTCCTCAACGAGTCCCTGTGGGAACTCTCCAACATCCACGCGCACCGCATCCCCAACCCCGTCGAGTACATCGAAATGCGCCGCAAGGTAGGTGGGGCGCCCTGGTCGGCGGGGCTCGTCGAGTACGCGGCGGGCGCCGAGGTCCCCGCGGTGATCGCCGGATCGCGGCCGCTGCGCGTGCTCAAGGACACCTTCTCCGACGGTGTGCATGTGCGCAACGACCTTTTCTCGTACCAGCGGGAGATCGAAGAGGAAGGTGAACTCTCCAACGCCGTACTGGTCCTGGAGACCTTCCTGGGCTGTACCACCCAGGAGGCCGCGGCCGCCGCGAACGATCTGCTGACCTCGCGGCTGCAGCAGTTCGAGAACACCGCACTCGCCGAACTGGGGCCGCTCTGCGCCGAACACGGCCTGGACCCGCAGGAGTGCGCGGACGTCGCGGCATATGTCAAGGGACTCCAGGACTGGCAGTCCGGCGGTCATGAGTGGCACATGCGCTCCAGCCGTTACATGAACAAGGGCGCGCTGTCCCGGGAACGCCGCATCCTGCCCCATTTGCCGACCGGGCCGGGCACCTCCGCGCTGGACATCGGGTCATTCCTCGGACGCCCCGCGGCCGCCAGGCTCCGCAGCCTCGGCCATGTCCCCTTCCAGCGGGTCGGCCCCTCGCAACTCCCCGACTTCCTCATGCCCTTCACCACCACGCTCAGTCCCCACCTGGCCGCGGCACGGGACAACATGGTCGCATGGGCGCACAGCATGGGGCTCCTGGCGCCACAGCCCGGCGACCCGGGCTCGCGCATCTGGGACGAGCGCAAACTCGCCGGCTTCGACTTCGCGCTGTGCGCCGCGGGCCTCCATCCGGACGCCACACCCGAGGCCCTCGACCTGGCCACGCAGTGGTTGACCTGGGGAACCTACGCGGATGACTACTACCCGGCCGTCTTCGGCGCCACTCGCGACACGGCTGCCGCGAAGGCCTGCAACGACCGCCTCTCCCTTTTCATGCCGGTCGATTCCGACGAGACGCCGACGCCGGTGACCGCACTGGAACGGGGCCTGGCCGATCTGTGGGTACGTACCGCGGCGCCCATGGATCCCGACGCCCGTCGCACCTTCCGGGCCGCCGTCGACGACATGCTCGGCAGCTGGCTGTGGGAAGCGGCCAACCAGGCGCAGAACCGCATCCCCGACCCGGTCGACTACATCGAAATGCGCCGCCAGACCTTCGGCTCCGACCTGACGATGGCGCTGTCACGCCTCTCGCACGGCCGGAAGATCCCTCCGGAGGTCCACGAGAGCGGGCCGATGCGCTCCCTGGAGAACTCCGCCGCCGACTACGCCTGCATGCTGAACGACGTCTTCTCCTACCAGAAGGAGATCGAGTTCGAGGGCGAGGTGCACAACAGCGTCCTCGTCGTGCAGAACTTCTTCGACTGCGACTACCCGACAGCCCTCGCGATCGTCCACGACCTCATGAACTCCCGTATGCGGGAGTTCCAGCACATCGTCGCGAACGAGCTGCCCGTGCTGTACGACGACCGTGATCTCGACGCCGAGTCCCGTCGGATCCTCGACGGGTATGTGAAGGAACTCGAGAACTGGCTGGCCGGGATTCTGACCTGGCATCAGAACACCCGGCGCTACGCGGAGTCGGATCTCCTGCGCAACGTCCCAGGTGCCCAGCGTCTCCTGGCCGGCCCTGTCGGCCTGGGCACGTCCGCCGCCAGGATCATGAAGAGGGTCCTTCCGTAG
- a CDS encoding DUF1876 domain-containing protein translates to MQTIVGWHIEVEFEEVEKTTRASCLVRLQDGTELRAHGHANRHPDDPEQMRVGEEIAAARALNELSRTLLKKAGVEIEEVTHIPAHIRM, encoded by the coding sequence ATGCAGACAATCGTTGGATGGCACATCGAAGTCGAGTTCGAAGAGGTCGAGAAGACCACCCGGGCGTCCTGCCTGGTCCGGCTGCAGGACGGTACCGAGCTGAGGGCGCACGGTCATGCGAATCGCCACCCAGACGACCCGGAACAAATGCGGGTCGGCGAGGAGATCGCCGCGGCACGGGCCTTGAACGAGTTGTCCCGGACCCTGCTGAAGAAGGCCGGCGTCGAGATCGAGGAGGTCACACACATCCCGGCGCACATCAGGATGTGA